A stretch of the Spirochaetota bacterium genome encodes the following:
- a CDS encoding WYL domain-containing protein has product IGAPVEYLPHKKGYCYSLPFDYFTYRNERMLLFYIFLTRLIESPTHFPFIDRTIIDSIKKSLKSSYLPLINRITYEIEEWEALNIELFSKLFAAMRDGLFVSIQYADVKGNVTIRAIAPEHFIHYEGRWYCIAYDDSKKGVRTFLLSRIKKAQVQNRKRTKRLSTEEIQKYIQSTYGIYKGKTGSTVCIRFYEPVSNIVKKQVWHKHQTIREGKHPQFGTYIDMLLPVHHPQELLGKVLRYGKYAEIVSPKNIRKQWLVAIEEAYTRYCEKKK; this is encoded by the coding sequence ATTGGTGCACCGGTAGAGTATCTGCCACATAAAAAAGGCTATTGTTATTCGTTACCGTTTGATTATTTTACTTACCGTAATGAACGCATGCTTTTATTTTACATTTTTTTAACCCGACTTATTGAAAGCCCCACACACTTTCCGTTTATTGACAGAACAATCATTGACAGCATTAAAAAGTCTCTCAAATCAAGCTATTTGCCTCTTATTAATCGTATAACATATGAAATAGAGGAATGGGAGGCATTAAATATTGAGTTATTCAGTAAACTCTTTGCAGCAATGCGTGATGGTTTGTTTGTATCAATACAGTATGCTGATGTGAAGGGTAATGTAACTATAAGAGCTATCGCCCCTGAACATTTTATACATTATGAAGGAAGATGGTATTGTATTGCATATGATGATAGTAAAAAAGGTGTTCGCACGTTCTTGCTTTCGCGCATTAAAAAAGCGCAGGTTCAAAATAGAAAAAGGACAAAAAGGCTTTCAACTGAGGAAATTCAAAAATATATCCAATCAACCTATGGTATTTATAAGGGCAAAACAGGTAGTACTGTATGTATCAGGTTTTATGAACCGGTGAGCAATATTGTAAAAAAGCAGGTGTGGCATAAACATCAAACAATAAGAGAAGGTAAGCACCCCCAGTTTGGCACTTATATAGATATGTTGTTGCCGGTACATCACCCTCAGGAGCTTTTGGGAAAAGTACTTAGATACGGGAAATATGCGGAGATAGTGAGTCCCAAAAATATTCGCAAGCAGTGGCTTGTGGCCATTGAAGAAGCCTACACACGGTATTGTGAAAAAAAGAAATAG